The following DNA comes from Desulfatiglans anilini DSM 4660.
GTTGAAGAGGTAAATGTCCTCAGGTTCGCCCAGGACGCCGTGCTTGGTGAGGATCTTCCCGAACTGATCGATCCGCTCGAACCAGATCGTGTGCAGCCAGTGTTCGACCCAGAAAAGGTGATCCTCTGCATAGCGGTAAATGGAGCGGACGACCCTGTGCGCATCCTCGAAGGTCTTGCGGTCGTCTTCGGAGCGGATGAGGGCCTTGTATTCGGCGACAATCCGCTCTCTTTCCTCGGAAATGCTCTCGAGTTTCCGCTCGATCGTCTCGCCTTTCTCGAGGCGTTCGACGTAGCTCTGCATGTAACTGAAAGGGAGGTCCATCGTGTTGATCCAACTGCCTTCGTAGTGGAACCAGCCGCTGCCGTTCGAGACGTAGAACCACGGGTTCTTGATCTTGTCCATCTCCTCGATCCAGGCCTTTCCTTCGGGCGTGGTCCTGAGGATGTTCATCTTCTCTTCGGCGGTGCCCTTCTGCTTCAAGACCTCGGCGACGGAGCGGTGGCTCATGGCCAGCCGGCTCAAGCGGCAGAGTTCTTCCTCGGGCCGGAACATGGAGACGTCCGCCCCGGCGACCATCTTGCCGATCGTGCCTTCCTTGATCCCCGGGAAGAGCTTCCGGGAGGTGTCCACGAACATCAGGTAGGCCAGGTAGGCCAGGTTGAGATACTGGAAGTGATACTGCCAGGCCCGGATGATGAGATTGACGATGTCGTTGAAGTTTTCCATGAGGACGTTGGCTTCGGTAAACCCCTTGGGGGTGGGAATGACGTCCTCATCGGGCACGAACTCATATAGCTCTTTCGGGATGTGTATGGCCTCCATGTCGTGGCCGAGCTTGTGGAATTTCACGAGCCATTCTTCCCACTGCCGGGCGTAGTTATCGAAGGTATAAGGGACCCGCTTCCCGAAGAGTTCGGCCTTCTTCTGGATGACGTCCCCCGGGGGCGATTCGACGGCGCTGATGTACATATAGCACCCCAGGATCCGTTGGGCGACGCCCTGGGCCGGGGGGATGCAGAAGACCCTGGTGTTGTACTGGGACAGAGCGATCTGCCAGGCTTCCTGGAAGATGTCGTCCAGCGGGTAGAGCGGATCGGCGGCGTGGATCTTGTCGTGGTACCAGAAATGCCGCTTTTCCCAGGCCTCCCGGTCCTTGCTGAAAAGACGCTGGGGCGCGTACATTTCTTCCCATCCCTCCATCTCGGGTGGCAATTCGATTTCATCTGCAAATGGAAATTGGATCGGTGCTGCCATGATGTTCCCCCCTCTTTTTGGTTGAATGCCCGGTGTTCCCTCGACCCGCCGCCCGCGTTTTCCGCGGGAGCGGGTCAGCCCCTGATTACTTCCCCTTGGCCTTCTGAATGGCCATGAAGACCCTTTCCGGCGTGAGCGGAAGCTCATCGATCCGAACGCCGATCGCGTCGTGTACCGCGTTCAGGATGGCCGGGATCGTGGGCATGATGGCCCCTTCCCCAACCTCCTTGGCCCCGAACGGACCGTTCGGCTCTCCGGTTTCCACCACGATGGTGTTGACGTTGGGCATGTCCAGGGCCGTGGCGATCTTGTACTCGCCAAGGTTGCCGTTGAGCACCCGCCCCTTGGCGTCGATCTTCACCTCTTCATAGAGGGCCTCACCGAGCCCCATGGAGAGCGATCCCTGCATCTGTCCCTCGACGGAGGTCACGTTGATCGCCAGACCGCAGTCGTGGGCGTCCGTCATCTGGTCTACCTTGACGCGTCCGGTTTCGAGGTCGACCGTCACCTCCACAACCTGGGCGGAGCAGCCATAGGCCGGCGAGGTCCCGACGGCCGCCCCTTTGAATTTGCCGCCCAGTGCCGGCGGCTTGTACTTCCCGGTTCCGACGATGCTGCCTCTGGCGAGGTAGGCCATGCGGGCGGCCTCCCTGAAGGTGAGTTTGTCTCCGGTGGGCGGATCGGTCCAGCCCCGATGCTCTTTGATGTAAGCCGTGCGCAGGCCGCTGAAATCCACGTCTTTTTTAAAGTGGATCAGGCCGTCTTTGATGTCCATCTCGTCCATCGGGACGCCGAGGATCTCGGAGACGACCTCCAATACCTGTCGTTTGACGTCCTCGGCCGCCTCTTTGGCCGCGTGCCCGCTCATCAAGGTCTGGCGGCTCGAATAGGCGCCGAGATCCACGCCGTAGTCCGTGCTGCCCGAGGAGACCTTGATGTCCTCCAGCCTCACCCCCAGGGCCTCGGCCGCGATCATGCCCATCGTCGTATCGGAGCCCTGCCCGATTTCGGCGGAGGCCGTCAGGAGATCGGCTGTGCCGCCGTCTTCCCGCAGCTTCAGAACGGCTGTCGAATGGTAGGTGTCCGAACGGTAGATCGGATACCCGGCGCCCGAAACGAAGAATCCGCAGGCGATCCCGATTCCCTTGCCGGGGGGGAGCTTGCCCTTCTTGGCGTTCCAGTCCGAGCCGTTCTTCACGGCCTCGATGCATTCCTTCATGCCGAGGCTGCTCATGTTCAGGTCGTTGCAGGTGGTGTCTCCGCGCTCCATCATGTTTTTCAGGCGGAAATCGACCGGATCGATGCCCAGTTCCTGGGCGATGGCATCCAGTTGCTGCTCCCAGGCCGCCCGCGCCGCCACGCCGCCGTGCCCGCGCTGGGCCCCGCAGGTGGGCTTGTTCGTGTAGATCCGATAGCCGTCGTACTTCATGTTGGGCAGCCTGTAGGGGCCGCCGAGGAGGGATCCGGCGTAGTAGACCGTGGCGATCCCGAAACTCGTGTAAGCGCCCCCTTCCAGGTAGCACTTGTTGGTCAGCGCCATCAGGGTCCCGTCCTTTTTGACTCCGGTGGTCAATTCGTGGAAGAACTGGTGCCGCGCGCGGGAGTGTAGAAAGACCTGTTCCCGGGAATAGTTCATCTTGACCGGCTTGCCCGTCTTCATGGACATGAGGGAGGCCGCCATCTCGAGCGGGATGGCCTCGGCCTTGGGCCCGAAGCCGCCGCCCACGTAGGGTTTGATCACGCGCACCTTTCCGATGGGGAGACGGAGCACCATGGCCGCGGTGCGCTGCACGTAATGCGGTGTCTGGGTGGAGGTGTTAAGGGTGAGCTCTCCCGTCAAGGGATCGAAGGCCGCCAGACAGCCGTGCGGCTCGAGGAAGGCGGCGTCCTGACGCTTGTTGACGAAGGTGTCCGTGCGGATGAGGTCACACTGCTTGAAGGCCTCTTCGACGTTCCCGAACTCCTGGTGTACCTCGGCGCAGATGTTGCCCGGATAGTCCGAGTGGATCAGCGGGGCCCCTTCGGCCATGGCGTCTTCGATCGTCATGAGGGGCGAAAGTTCCTCGTAATCCACCTGGATCAGCGAGACGGCCTCCATCGCCGTTTCAAGATCGACGGCGGCCACTGCCGCGATCTCGTCGCCGATGTAACGCACCTTGTCGTGGCAGAAGAGGGTTTCATCGTAGCGGGCAGGGCTCACGCCGTACTTGACGAGGCCGGCTTCGGCGGCCGTAACGACGCACTTGACCCCCGGAAGCTTCAAGGCCTTGGAGGTGTCGATGTTCAGGATCTTGGCGTGGGCGATCGGGCTTTGAAGCAGGGCACCGTAAAGCATGCCCGGCATCTTCAGATCGTCGACATATTGCGCGCGTCCCGTGGCCTTGGCCGGTGCGTCCAGCCTTGGCGCCCTGCGGTTGATGACGCTGTGTTGGCTCATGGTCTTTCACTCCTCTCGATAGCTTGGATCGGGTTTTGATGTCTGCGTTGTTTTCAGGTCTCAGGCTCGGTTGGTCCAGGGAATCAGCAGACCGGAGGCCTCTTTGCAGGGGCGCCGGCCGGAGCGGACCCGGAAATGTTCACCCGGCCTGATCAACGGGCGCGGCCGACGTCGAGGATGGCCTCGACGATCTTCTGATAGCCTGTGCAGCGACAAAGGTTTCCGGAAAGCGCGCGTCTGACCTCAGCCTCGTTGGGATGCGGATTTTTTTCGAGCAGGCTCTTGGCCGAAAGGATCATCCCTGGCGTGCAGAAGCCGCACTGGATCGAACCGTGGTCGATGAAAGCCTGCTGCAACGGGTGCAGACCTTTGCCCGTTTCCACGCCTTCGATGGTGGTGATGCTTTTCCCGTCGGCCTGCACGGCCAGGACGAGGCAGGAGTTGACGGCTTTTCCATCCATGATGACCGTACAGGCCCCGCAGTCCCCCAGATCACAGCCTTTTTTGGTGCCGGTCAGGCCCAGTTCGTATCGCAGAAGGTCCGTGAGGGTGAGGTTTGGTGCCACGGCCACTTCCATTTCTTCACCGTTGATGGTCAGTCGGATCAATTTTTTCATCGTCTCATTCTCCTCTAGCTTCTGGCCCGGGCGTCCTTGAGGGCCGCATCGAGGGCGCGTTTCGTCAGGACCCCCACCATGGCCCGCCGGTATGCGGCGGATCCGCGGAAGTCGTCGATCGGGCGGCTGTCGCCCGAGGCTGCATTCGCTGCTTTCTCGAACAGTGCGTCGGAGGGCTTTTCGCCGATCAGCGCATTTTCGGCCGACGGCGCCCGGATGGGCGTGGGGGCGACCGAACCGAGGACCACCCGTGCGGCCTTGATCGGTCCGTCCGGACCATCGAGAGCGATGAAGGCCGCCACGTTGACGAGGGAGATCTCGAGCGCCTCACGAACCCCGAGCTTCTGGTACCCGGCTCCCGAGTTCGGGAGCGGTGCCGGCAGGAGAAAAGCGGTCAGAAGTTCATCCTGGGCCAGGATCGTGGCGCCCGGGCCGGTAAAGAGCGATTCCACCGGGACGGTGCGCTCGCCGCCTGTTTTCTGGAGCACGGCCTCTGCACCATAGGCGATAAGGGACGGGGGAAGGTCGGCCGCCGGACGGGCCGAAACCACATTGCCGGCGATGGTCGCGAGGTTTCTGACCAGCGGGGAACCGAGCCAGCCCGCGCCGGAGGCGAGGGCGGCAAAGGTCTTCTTCACCAGCGCGTTTTCGGCCAGATCCGCCACGTTTTCACGGGCGCCGATGCGCACCTGCCCATTTTTCTTGTCCACCCCTTTCAGGTCTGCGATTTTTCCGACGGAGATCACATTCGCCGTGGTGAAGACCTTTTTTTTGAGGTTGACCAAAAGGTCCGTTCCGCCTGCCAGAACTTTTCCGTCCCCTTTGAACTGTGACAGCAGTTCGCAGACATTCGCCACGCTCCCGGGCTCATGGTAATCGAATCTAGGTAAAAGCATCTTCATCTCTCCTTTGTTGTCCCTGGGCTCAAACCCGTGCGCCTATCGGGGCTTCGCGGACGTTTCCTCGCCCCAGCGCTGGAACAGGTTGTGCTCGATTCCGAGGTAATCAAAGATTTTTCCAATGGTCTGATCGAGGATGTCCTCGATGGTTTTGGGTTGGTGGTAGAACGACGGCACGGGAGGCAGAAGATGGGCGCCCATGTCGGCGGCGGTCATCATGAGCCTGAGGTGCCCCTTATGTAAAGGTGTTTCGCGGACGACCAGCACCAGTTTGCGCTTCTCCTTCAGCGTGACGTCGGCGGCGCGGACGAGAAGATTTTCGGTGTAGGAATTGGCGATTCCCGAGAGGCTCTTGATCGTGCAGGGTGCGACGACCATTCCCGAGGTGAGGAAGGATCCGCTGGCGAGGGCCGCACCGACGTCGCGGTGATCATAGCAGTATGCGGCCATGGCTTCAATATCCTTTGCGGTATACCTGGTTTCGATCTCGATATTTTTTTTGCCTGATGGCGAGATGATGAGGTGGGTTTCGACATCGGTTTTACTGAGGTGTTCCATTAGACGTACGCCATAGATGACGCCGCTGGCGCCCGAAATGGCTACGACGATTCGTTGATTCATGGCAACCCCTTGCTATTCCCCCTGCATGGCCGAGGGTAGGTGTTTCAAACGGGAGAAATTCCGCAGGCCATGCTATACGCCCCGGCCCGCCGGTGGCAGGGAACTCCGGCTGCCGGGGATATGGTGTAGCATGGGCGGAACATCTCTGCTTGGTTCTTTTTCGATCAGGGTGTTTCTCCTCCCTGATGCCTTGTGCATTGAAATCGCTGCAAGCCCCCTATTAAAAAATTTGGAGGGATGCTTTGACGACCGCCGCTGCAAAGGCTGGATCCTCCATGTTGGCGTCCACTTCGAGGATTTCGATGTCAGGTTTGAGGCCTTTGCGCAACTCCCCCGCAAAGACGAGGTCCTCTTCGGGGTTGTGGGTGGCATTTCCCGGATAATCGACGGAAGACCATCCTTTGAGGGGGATGAGGACCTTTACGGGACCTTTGGAGCGGTTGAGTTTTTCCCGGAACGACCCTGCCACTTCGCGCAGTTCGTCGGCCGAGAGGCGGATCCAGGTTCGGAACCGGTCGAGATCGTATTTCGGCCGCTGCGCATAATCCGGCTTGTACTTGGATTTGGCCGGCGTCATGTGATTGACGCTGCAGGTCGAGATGATCTGCGGTAGCCCGGCCTCACCGGCGGACTCGAGACGCCTCGGCCCCGCGTCCCGCATGAAGCCGAACAGGTGTTCGCCGACGCCGCCGGGTGCCAGATCGACGACCCCGCTAAACAGTCCGTCGGCGATCATGTCTTCCATCGCACGGTCGCAGACCCCGGCCGCAGAAAACCCGATGACCTGGTATCCCTCCTGGGTCAAAGCTTCGCGGACGGAACTGGCGCATTTCTCACAAGGCCCGAGCATGGTGAGGGCGATGGCCTTGCCTGCAGTGGAGCGGGGGGAGATGATGTCATCCTGCACCTGGCCCGCCATGGCGGCCGCCGCCCGATCCAGGACGTTTTTCAAGAGGTCCGAGAGCCCCGATATCTCGATGACCGAGTGAAAAAGGGCGATGTCTCCTGTACCGATGTACCGGGTGGAAAGGCCCGGCAGGGCGGCGGTGGAGGAGATCATCAGCTTGGGTACGCCGAAGGGCAGCGCCCGCATGACATCCGTCGCCATTAGGGACCCGGTGGAGCCCCCGAGCCCGACGACGCCGCTGAGTTGGCCTTCCTTCTGCAGATCCTGGGCGATCCTTGCGCCACCCCGGATCATGGTGTTGGTGATTTTAGAGCGTTCACGGGATTCGCGAACCTCCTGCAGGCTGCTCCCGCCGGCCTCGGCCACGCGGCCGGGGCCGATGTCGGCGGGGGAAGCCTCGTCGCCGCGCATCGAGATATCCATCAAGAGGGGCTCGAGGCCCCTGGCCTCGAGCCGTTCCTTCAGATACAGGGTCTCCTGCCCTTTAGTATCCAGGGTGGATATCACCAGGACTTTCTTGCCCATGATCTAAATCTCCCCTGCTGCGATCCGCTTTTCGATATCGACCTTCAGCTCCTTTTTGTTGATCTTGCCGGAGTCGCCGACCGTGGGGAACGCGTCCATGAGGACCATCTTTTCCGGCAATTTGAACATCGCCAGTTTCTTCGACTTCAGGAAGTCGACCATCTCCTGGAAGGTCAGGGTCTGACCGGCCTTGGGGATGACGCAGACGCAGCACCTTTCCCCCATCTCGCGGTCGGGGTAGCCCACGATAGCGACTGAGGCCACCTTCGGATGTTCGTTGAGCAGTCCCTCGACCTCGGCGGGGTAGATGTTCTGGCCGCCGCGGATGATCATGTCTTTGGCGCGTCCGAGGATCCAGAGGCAGCCCTGGTCGAACTTGACGATGTCGCCAGTGGTGGTCCAGCCGTTTTCGTCGAAAACCGTAGCCGTGAGCTTCTCGTCGCGGTAATAGCCCGCCGGGGCGTGGGGGCCGCGGAACCAGAGCACGCCGGGTTCGCCTTCCGGGACCTCTTTCTTCGCCTCTTCATCCATCAGGCGCACTTCGTTGCCGGGCAGCATGCGGCCGACCGTACGGCGGCGGAGCTCCTTCGAGTCTTCCACGCGGCAGCCCGAGACCGAACCCATATCCTGGGTCCCCAGGTCGCTCGTAATGGCAGCCCCAAAGGCATTCTCGGCCTCCTCGGCCACCTGCGGCGAGAGGTAGCCGCCGGCCGAGCGGATGAAGCGAAGGGAACTCAGGTCATATTTCTTGGTATCGACCTCGAGCATTCGCACGAGGTGGGTCGGCACTACGCCGATGGCCGTCGCCTTCTCTTTCTCGATCAGGGCCAGGGCGTCTTCCGGAGAAAACTCCTCGAGCATGACGGTCTTCGCGCCGGCGAGCGGGGCCGCGAAATAGGTCAGGGTTCCGGCCGCGCCGCCGGCGTGGGGCGCGATGGCCATGGTGATGTCGTCCTTGTTCAGCCCCCAGATGTCGACGCGGGCCTTCG
Coding sequences within:
- a CDS encoding molybdopterin cofactor-binding domain-containing protein, with translation MSQHSVINRRAPRLDAPAKATGRAQYVDDLKMPGMLYGALLQSPIAHAKILNIDTSKALKLPGVKCVVTAAEAGLVKYGVSPARYDETLFCHDKVRYIGDEIAAVAAVDLETAMEAVSLIQVDYEELSPLMTIEDAMAEGAPLIHSDYPGNICAEVHQEFGNVEEAFKQCDLIRTDTFVNKRQDAAFLEPHGCLAAFDPLTGELTLNTSTQTPHYVQRTAAMVLRLPIGKVRVIKPYVGGGFGPKAEAIPLEMAASLMSMKTGKPVKMNYSREQVFLHSRARHQFFHELTTGVKKDGTLMALTNKCYLEGGAYTSFGIATVYYAGSLLGGPYRLPNMKYDGYRIYTNKPTCGAQRGHGGVAARAAWEQQLDAIAQELGIDPVDFRLKNMMERGDTTCNDLNMSSLGMKECIEAVKNGSDWNAKKGKLPPGKGIGIACGFFVSGAGYPIYRSDTYHSTAVLKLREDGGTADLLTASAEIGQGSDTTMGMIAAEALGVRLEDIKVSSGSTDYGVDLGAYSSRQTLMSGHAAKEAAEDVKRQVLEVVSEILGVPMDEMDIKDGLIHFKKDVDFSGLRTAYIKEHRGWTDPPTGDKLTFREAARMAYLARGSIVGTGKYKPPALGGKFKGAAVGTSPAYGCSAQVVEVTVDLETGRVKVDQMTDAHDCGLAINVTSVEGQMQGSLSMGLGEALYEEVKIDAKGRVLNGNLGEYKIATALDMPNVNTIVVETGEPNGPFGAKEVGEGAIMPTIPAILNAVHDAIGVRIDELPLTPERVFMAIQKAKGK
- a CDS encoding PEP-utilizing enzyme, with product MAAPIQFPFADEIELPPEMEGWEEMYAPQRLFSKDREAWEKRHFWYHDKIHAADPLYPLDDIFQEAWQIALSQYNTRVFCIPPAQGVAQRILGCYMYISAVESPPGDVIQKKAELFGKRVPYTFDNYARQWEEWLVKFHKLGHDMEAIHIPKELYEFVPDEDVIPTPKGFTEANVLMENFNDIVNLIIRAWQYHFQYLNLAYLAYLMFVDTSRKLFPGIKEGTIGKMVAGADVSMFRPEEELCRLSRLAMSHRSVAEVLKQKGTAEEKMNILRTTPEGKAWIEEMDKIKNPWFYVSNGSGWFHYEGSWINTMDLPFSYMQSYVERLEKGETIERKLESISEERERIVAEYKALIRSEDDRKTFEDAHRVVRSIYRYAEDHLFWVEHWLHTIWFERIDQFGKILTKHGVLGEPEDIYLFNRFEVPMLLEDLATAWALGEGVPTRGPFWQAKAEKRKKILEAAAKWNPTPAIGVPPEQIAEPFTLMLWGVTTDLVQEWLKGAGMEVGDLDEITGFPSSAGVAEGPARVLKMLADVAKLEPGEIMVAPTTNPSWAPVFTKIKAAVTDIGGLTSHAAIVSREYGLPSVTGTGVATQVIKTGDIIRVDGSTGKVTIVKRV
- a CDS encoding UbiX family flavin prenyltransferase, with translation MNQRIVVAISGASGVIYGVRLMEHLSKTDVETHLIISPSGKKNIEIETRYTAKDIEAMAAYCYDHRDVGAALASGSFLTSGMVVAPCTIKSLSGIANSYTENLLVRAADVTLKEKRKLVLVVRETPLHKGHLRLMMTAADMGAHLLPPVPSFYHQPKTIEDILDQTIGKIFDYLGIEHNLFQRWGEETSAKPR
- a CDS encoding (2Fe-2S)-binding protein, which gives rise to MKKLIRLTINGEEMEVAVAPNLTLTDLLRYELGLTGTKKGCDLGDCGACTVIMDGKAVNSCLVLAVQADGKSITTIEGVETGKGLHPLQQAFIDHGSIQCGFCTPGMILSAKSLLEKNPHPNEAEVRRALSGNLCRCTGYQKIVEAILDVGRAR
- a CDS encoding AMP-binding protein — protein: MKPIRYQQKMVDEFLKKGYWTQETFYDFYDRNARELGDREALVDSKYRVTWAEAKKLVDSIAMSWVEMGIPKFSRIIIQSPNSVYGFLARVASERAGLISLTVYPYLREKELEYMVERTEAAAVVIPTVYRKFDYLAMYKGLQARFPYLKNFFLFDDTVPADAPAGTYSITKLAEGRSPKPGDEAVFKERRLDPIWNVGLLTSTTGTTGLPKLVEWPIAPRVCTSKARVDIWGLNKDDITMAIAPHAGGAAGTLTYFAAPLAGAKTVMLEEFSPEDALALIEKEKATAIGVVPTHLVRMLEVDTKKYDLSSLRFIRSAGGYLSPQVAEEAENAFGAAITSDLGTQDMGSVSGCRVEDSKELRRRTVGRMLPGNEVRLMDEEAKKEVPEGEPGVLWFRGPHAPAGYYRDEKLTATVFDENGWTTTGDIVKFDQGCLWILGRAKDMIIRGGQNIYPAEVEGLLNEHPKVASVAIVGYPDREMGERCCVCVIPKAGQTLTFQEMVDFLKSKKLAMFKLPEKMVLMDAFPTVGDSGKINKKELKVDIEKRIAAGEI
- a CDS encoding FAD binding domain-containing protein, with the translated sequence MLLPRFDYHEPGSVANVCELLSQFKGDGKVLAGGTDLLVNLKKKVFTTANVISVGKIADLKGVDKKNGQVRIGARENVADLAENALVKKTFAALASGAGWLGSPLVRNLATIAGNVVSARPAADLPPSLIAYGAEAVLQKTGGERTVPVESLFTGPGATILAQDELLTAFLLPAPLPNSGAGYQKLGVREALEISLVNVAAFIALDGPDGPIKAARVVLGSVAPTPIRAPSAENALIGEKPSDALFEKAANAASGDSRPIDDFRGSAAYRRAMVGVLTKRALDAALKDARARS
- a CDS encoding Tm-1-like ATP-binding domain-containing protein; translation: MGKKVLVISTLDTKGQETLYLKERLEARGLEPLLMDISMRGDEASPADIGPGRVAEAGGSSLQEVRESRERSKITNTMIRGGARIAQDLQKEGQLSGVVGLGGSTGSLMATDVMRALPFGVPKLMISSTAALPGLSTRYIGTGDIALFHSVIEISGLSDLLKNVLDRAAAAMAGQVQDDIISPRSTAGKAIALTMLGPCEKCASSVREALTQEGYQVIGFSAAGVCDRAMEDMIADGLFSGVVDLAPGGVGEHLFGFMRDAGPRRLESAGEAGLPQIISTCSVNHMTPAKSKYKPDYAQRPKYDLDRFRTWIRLSADELREVAGSFREKLNRSKGPVKVLIPLKGWSSVDYPGNATHNPEEDLVFAGELRKGLKPDIEILEVDANMEDPAFAAAVVKASLQIF